One genomic segment of Methanothermobacter wolfeii includes these proteins:
- the sfsA gene encoding DNA/RNA nuclease SfsA produces the protein MKIDNIICGVYIDRPNRFTMVVDVDGEKKLAHLRDPGRLKELLIPGREVLLKKADGGGRKTEFDVIAVRRCHGWVLINSGFHSDLAAEIINSGLVEELEGFRIERREFSFGESRLDFLLSNGKPMLLEVKGCTLVVDGLALFPDAPTERGRRHVMELADALDDGYMGAVLFLVFGEDARVFSPNVDMDPDFASALREAYERGVMVMAYSFRTIYDGSVRVEPLGRIRVEIPKIQ, from the coding sequence GTGAAGATTGATAACATCATATGCGGGGTGTACATTGACAGGCCAAACAGGTTCACCATGGTGGTGGATGTTGATGGAGAGAAGAAACTGGCACACCTCAGGGATCCTGGCAGGTTGAAGGAACTCCTCATCCCTGGAAGGGAAGTATTGCTCAAGAAGGCCGATGGTGGGGGTCGGAAGACTGAATTTGATGTTATAGCAGTTAGAAGGTGTCATGGGTGGGTCCTTATAAACTCGGGTTTTCACAGCGACCTTGCCGCTGAAATAATAAACTCCGGACTTGTGGAGGAACTCGAGGGTTTCCGGATAGAGAGGAGGGAGTTCAGTTTCGGTGAAAGCCGCCTTGATTTTCTCCTATCCAACGGAAAGCCCATGCTCCTTGAGGTGAAGGGCTGCACCCTCGTGGTTGATGGCCTTGCACTCTTTCCTGATGCACCCACAGAGAGGGGCCGGAGGCATGTCATGGAACTGGCGGATGCCCTTGATGATGGGTACATGGGTGCCGTCCTCTTCCTTGTCTTTGGTGAAGATGCACGTGTATTCTCACCCAACGTTGATATGGATCCTGATTTTGCATCCGCACTGCGAGAGGCATATGAGAGGGGTGTTATGGTCATGGCCTACAGTTTCAGGACAATCTATGATGGATCCGTGAGGGTGGAGCCCCTTGGAAGGATAAGGGTGGAAATCCCAAAAATTCAATAG
- the truD gene encoding tRNA pseudouridine(13) synthase TruD, with product MLNAETYLTSVKGTGGRIRVHNRDFYVEEIPLQEPTGSGPNTWIWIEKEGRTTLDVLLDIARELHLDRRRMGFAGMKDKRAVTRQWICVSNTEPEDVRRIEDRIRNVRFIRVTRNEKKLRMGQLLGNRFRILIRDPETDDPLESTIRVLEELSEKGVPNYYGWQRFGSPRTTTHLVGRALVNDDVKGAVDAYIGNPIEGEPEGVFRARKLYDEGDIEAALEAMPPSMRYERMMLQPILRDLRRDGITEESYIKAIQVLPKPLKRIFVHAYQSYLFNRAVSERLPLGINRYVPGDIVIDNEQHIIHDADPGELEEMILNFEAHPTAPLYGSKVPLASGRPGEIERRILEEEGVSAGDFECRRMRGLGSHGMRRAIRFRLWDASASEGPDGITVEFSIPKGCYATSVLREIMKVDAA from the coding sequence ATGCTTAATGCAGAGACTTACCTCACATCAGTGAAAGGAACAGGTGGAAGAATACGGGTCCATAACAGGGACTTTTATGTCGAGGAGATACCCCTACAGGAGCCAACTGGAAGCGGACCAAACACATGGATATGGATAGAGAAGGAGGGCAGGACAACCCTCGATGTGCTACTGGACATTGCAAGGGAGCTTCACCTTGACAGGAGGAGGATGGGATTTGCAGGGATGAAGGATAAGAGGGCGGTTACAAGGCAGTGGATATGTGTCAGCAACACAGAACCCGAAGATGTAAGGAGGATAGAGGACAGGATAAGAAACGTGAGGTTCATCAGGGTTACCAGGAACGAAAAGAAACTCCGGATGGGCCAGCTTCTAGGTAACAGGTTCAGGATACTGATAAGGGACCCTGAAACCGATGACCCCCTTGAGTCAACCATCAGGGTCCTTGAGGAACTCTCTGAGAAGGGAGTTCCAAACTATTATGGATGGCAGAGGTTCGGAAGCCCAAGGACAACGACGCACCTTGTTGGAAGGGCCCTTGTCAATGATGACGTGAAGGGGGCTGTCGATGCATATATAGGCAATCCCATTGAGGGGGAACCTGAAGGTGTCTTCAGGGCAAGGAAGCTCTATGATGAGGGTGATATTGAGGCCGCCCTTGAAGCGATGCCCCCATCAATGAGGTATGAGCGGATGATGCTGCAGCCAATCTTAAGGGACCTCAGGAGGGATGGTATTACAGAGGAATCATATATAAAGGCCATACAGGTCCTCCCCAAGCCCCTTAAGAGGATATTCGTACATGCATACCAGTCCTACCTCTTTAACAGGGCCGTGAGTGAAAGGCTTCCCCTCGGGATAAACCGGTACGTGCCAGGGGATATCGTTATTGATAATGAACAGCACATAATACATGATGCGGATCCCGGGGAACTCGAGGAGATGATCCTCAACTTCGAGGCCCATCCAACAGCCCCCCTCTATGGCAGCAAGGTACCCCTTGCATCCGGCAGACCCGGTGAAATTGAACGCCGGATACTTGAGGAGGAAGGTGTTTCAGCCGGGGACTTTGAATGCAGGAGGATGAGGGGCCTTGGAAGCCATGGAATGAGGAGGGCCATACGCTTCAGACTTTGGGATGCCTCTGCATCAGAGGGCCCTGATGGGATCACTGTGGAATTTTCAATACCTAAGGGGTGCTATGCAACCTCTGTACTCAGGGAGATAATGAAGGTGGACGCTGCATAG
- a CDS encoding DUF5518 domain-containing protein, with protein sequence MINMEIGFSWKAVASGVILTGALEPVFRFITPEISGLMSIVVASIAGGYIADGHYLKGVFNGALIGASVGMINILLVYIRTWQMNTFIIMILIYALAGDISLGILGGTAGSLLRTLNPRLNMGRPS encoded by the coding sequence ATGATTAACATGGAGATTGGATTCAGCTGGAAGGCCGTTGCATCCGGCGTGATACTTACAGGAGCCCTTGAACCAGTATTTAGATTTATTACTCCTGAAATTTCAGGTTTGATGTCAATAGTCGTTGCATCAATTGCCGGAGGGTATATAGCGGATGGTCATTACCTTAAAGGGGTATTTAATGGTGCTCTAATCGGAGCATCCGTGGGCATGATCAATATACTCCTTGTTTATATAAGAACATGGCAGATGAACACTTTCATAATCATGATACTCATCTATGCCCTTGCAGGTGATATAAGCCTCGGAATACTTGGGGGGACCGCTGGCAGCCTCCTGAGAACCCTTAACCCGCGGCTGAATATGGGGCGCCCCTCATGA
- a CDS encoding AIR synthase-related protein produces MDIEGFVRRNIESMDEESVKRVLSERIMELKDIDIETSMKMAEAVVYEVKKTLELEGVDETLREIVSYPSAGVAMGEMGVGSRGEGDFFVHRKIAEIVSSTGTSAFINPSAQDDGGVVKTSAGSSEVYITTAVDGIHSRLSEYPFLGGFHVTRAALRDVCVMGSRPLALLSDLHLADDGDVGKLFDFTAGVSAVSELVGVPVVAGSTLRVGGDMVLGDRLVSAVGAIGFSETPPTARKRAEAGDVILLTEGSGGGTITTTAIYHGLFDVVWETLDVNFIRASEAIMDAGILGDIHAMTDVTNGGLRGDAHEISSTTGMGLKFDAEAIRSMINPRVLEMLEDLEIDPLGVSIDSLMIIAPEDIADKAMAAVRGAGVDVAEIGVVTDSGIPLLNRDGSAEELRPLFREAAYTQIKKMVGDKTPEDFDEMKRMVEEAARRAIEKKDMVVQMIRDR; encoded by the coding sequence ATGGATATAGAAGGATTTGTAAGGCGCAACATTGAGTCAATGGATGAGGAATCGGTTAAAAGGGTCCTGTCAGAGAGGATAATGGAGTTGAAGGATATTGACATTGAAACCTCCATGAAAATGGCCGAAGCAGTTGTTTATGAGGTTAAAAAGACGCTTGAACTTGAAGGGGTCGATGAAACACTCAGGGAAATAGTATCCTACCCATCTGCAGGGGTTGCCATGGGAGAGATGGGTGTGGGATCCAGGGGTGAGGGAGACTTCTTTGTCCACAGGAAAATCGCCGAAATAGTGTCAAGCACAGGGACATCGGCCTTCATAAACCCCTCCGCCCAGGATGATGGTGGTGTTGTTAAAACATCCGCAGGAAGCAGTGAGGTCTACATAACAACGGCGGTGGACGGGATACACTCCAGGCTCAGCGAGTACCCCTTCCTAGGAGGGTTCCACGTCACCAGGGCGGCCCTCAGGGATGTGTGTGTCATGGGCTCCCGGCCCCTCGCCCTTCTAAGCGACCTCCACCTTGCAGATGATGGTGACGTGGGGAAACTCTTTGACTTCACGGCCGGAGTCTCAGCGGTCTCCGAACTCGTGGGGGTGCCGGTGGTTGCCGGGAGCACACTGAGGGTTGGAGGTGACATGGTCCTCGGCGACAGGCTGGTCAGTGCGGTTGGTGCCATAGGCTTCTCAGAGACACCGCCCACTGCAAGGAAGAGGGCCGAGGCAGGTGACGTCATACTCCTCACCGAGGGATCAGGCGGCGGCACCATAACAACAACGGCAATCTACCACGGCCTCTTCGATGTTGTATGGGAGACCCTTGATGTTAACTTCATAAGGGCATCTGAGGCCATAATGGATGCGGGTATCCTGGGGGATATCCATGCAATGACCGATGTAACAAACGGGGGACTCAGGGGTGATGCCCATGAGATCTCATCAACCACAGGGATGGGCCTTAAATTCGATGCCGAGGCAATACGGTCCATGATAAACCCAAGGGTCCTTGAGATGCTTGAGGACCTTGAAATAGACCCCCTGGGTGTTTCAATCGACTCGCTGATGATAATAGCCCCTGAAGATATTGCAGATAAGGCAATGGCTGCTGTAAGGGGGGCTGGTGTTGACGTGGCTGAGATAGGGGTGGTCACGGATTCAGGCATCCCCCTGCTTAACAGGGACGGTTCAGCCGAGGAGCTAAGACCCCTATTCAGGGAGGCGGCCTACACACAGATAAAGAAGATGGTGGGGGATAAAACCCCTGAGGACTTTGATGAGATGAAGAGGATGGTTGAGGAGGCAGCAAGGAGGGCCATAGAGAAGAAGGATATGGTTGTTCAGATGATAAGGGACAGATAG
- a CDS encoding DUF126 domain-containing protein — protein MYGDDFVEVKCRIISRGTGRGHVMISDEPISFLGGVDPETGRVSDPKHPLHGRSMKGRVLVIPGGRGSTVGSYVIFQMAKNETAPAAIICLNAEPIIATGAIMAGIPMVDRPEEDIMEVLHESMEVEVDAEKGIIRFS, from the coding sequence ATGTATGGAGATGATTTCGTGGAGGTTAAATGCAGGATTATTTCAAGGGGAACAGGAAGGGGCCATGTGATGATATCAGATGAACCCATAAGCTTCCTTGGAGGCGTGGACCCTGAAACAGGCAGGGTATCCGACCCAAAACACCCGCTCCACGGGAGGAGCATGAAGGGACGGGTCCTTGTAATACCAGGAGGCAGGGGGTCCACGGTGGGGTCCTATGTGATATTCCAGATGGCAAAGAATGAAACCGCCCCAGCAGCCATAATATGCCTGAATGCAGAGCCAATAATTGCAACGGGCGCCATAATGGCGGGAATACCCATGGTTGACAGGCCTGAGGAGGATATAATGGAGGTCCTCCATGAATCCATGGAGGTTGAGGTTGACGCAGAAAAGGGGATAATAAGGTTTTCATGA
- a CDS encoding sugar phosphate nucleotidyltransferase, whose translation MAETVGMILCGGFGKRLRPLTEKIPKPLIEIKEGYTILDKQLFDLKNAGINRVYLLTGFLGEKIEERYGDEYKGLQIEYVREEKPLGTLNAIRMGMEVIDGDKQCVIRNGDVVADLNIKKMIHLGEISDYLLTMFITRMQSPYGIVEVSGDKIVNFREKPVLDYYINAGVYFSKGSLDFGDFESGDIEKTLFPLMAKENKLGYYKEDGLFWMAIDTSKELEEIRKEYHNREDKPWGYEKILINTEKYLTKELFIREGYRTSFHYHEEKDETMYIISGSGYIEFEDRKEYFSKNDTVRIEPGERHSIVAMENTVLHEVSTPHPDDTVRVTDYYTR comes from the coding sequence TTGGCTGAAACTGTTGGAATGATACTGTGTGGAGGCTTCGGTAAGAGGCTGAGGCCTCTGACCGAGAAGATACCAAAGCCCCTCATCGAAATCAAGGAGGGCTACACCATACTGGATAAACAGTTATTTGACCTTAAAAATGCCGGGATAAATAGGGTTTACCTCCTTACAGGGTTCCTGGGGGAAAAAATAGAGGAAAGGTATGGTGATGAGTACAAGGGGCTTCAGATAGAATATGTGAGGGAGGAGAAACCCCTGGGCACCCTGAACGCCATAAGGATGGGGATGGAGGTCATTGATGGTGATAAGCAGTGCGTGATAAGGAACGGGGACGTTGTGGCCGACCTGAACATAAAGAAGATGATACACCTTGGCGAAATCTCCGACTACCTCCTCACAATGTTCATAACAAGGATGCAGTCACCCTACGGTATAGTGGAGGTCAGCGGTGATAAGATAGTTAACTTCCGGGAGAAGCCCGTTCTCGACTATTACATCAACGCAGGGGTCTACTTCTCAAAGGGCAGCCTTGACTTCGGGGACTTTGAATCAGGTGACATTGAAAAAACACTCTTCCCGCTGATGGCCAAGGAGAACAAGCTCGGCTACTATAAGGAGGACGGACTCTTCTGGATGGCCATCGACACATCAAAGGAGCTTGAGGAGATAAGGAAGGAATACCATAACAGGGAAGACAAGCCATGGGGCTATGAGAAGATACTTATAAACACCGAGAAGTACCTTACAAAGGAGCTCTTCATAAGGGAGGGGTACCGTACATCCTTTCATTATCATGAGGAGAAGGATGAGACAATGTACATAATATCAGGTTCAGGTTACATAGAATTTGAGGACAGGAAGGAGTACTTCAGCAAGAACGACACTGTCAGGATTGAACCGGGTGAAAGGCACTCCATCGTTGCAATGGAGAACACGGTGCTCCATGAGGTCTCAACACCCCACCCGGATGACACTGTGAGGGTCACGGATTACTATACAAGGTGA
- the hisH gene encoding imidazole glycerol phosphate synthase subunit HisH — MIAIIDYGSGNLRSISNAFRRIGADALVTSSSKTMDEADAIVLPGVGAFGSAMEKLEESRETILENIGEGKPFLGICLGLQVLLDESQESPGVRGLGLVPGRVLRIPPGNKVPHMGWNQLIIKRDSQLLDGVDDEYFYFVHSYHAEPEGDVVSATTDYGIEMTAVIEKDNIHATQFHPEKSGEAGLDILRNFTGIIKA; from the coding sequence TTGATAGCCATCATAGACTACGGGAGCGGAAATCTAAGGAGCATAAGCAACGCATTCAGACGCATAGGTGCCGATGCACTGGTAACATCCAGCAGCAAAACCATGGATGAAGCAGATGCAATCGTCCTTCCAGGTGTAGGGGCCTTTGGAAGTGCAATGGAAAAACTTGAGGAGTCAAGGGAAACCATACTTGAAAATATAGGTGAGGGCAAACCATTCCTTGGGATCTGCCTTGGCCTCCAGGTCCTCCTTGATGAGAGTCAGGAATCACCCGGTGTCAGGGGCCTCGGCCTTGTACCAGGCAGGGTTTTAAGGATACCCCCAGGGAACAAGGTGCCCCATATGGGCTGGAACCAGCTTATAATAAAGAGGGACTCTCAACTCCTTGATGGGGTGGATGATGAGTACTTCTACTTTGTCCACTCCTACCATGCAGAACCAGAGGGGGATGTGGTTTCCGCAACAACGGATTATGGTATTGAAATGACCGCGGTCATCGAGAAGGACAACATCCACGCCACACAGTTCCACCCTGAGAAGAGTGGAGAGGCGGGACTGGATATCCTGAGAAACTTTACAGGGATAATAAAGGCTTAA
- the ftsA gene encoding coenzyme F390 synthetase, translating to MGRYFNEDIETMEREDLDALVEERIRYTVKYAYENSPFYRKWFGRRGIKPSDIRTHDDLRELPIITGETIRENQPPETRDFEFKCLPWEDIFTIHETSGTSGRPKAFFLTWDDWNRYAEKYARSFVSQGFGEGDRVVVCASYGMNVGANTMTLAAHKIGMTIIPEGKCTFPVRIIESYRPTGIVASIFKLLRLARRMKERGLDPQESSIERLVVGGESFAPESRSYTEEVWGVEVYNTYGSTEGTMCGECSFREGLHVPEDLVHLDVYDPTMRDFVDDGECGRIVLTTLLPVGEKTGTLLLNYDTEDTTVVLSREKCRCGRTHMRIMNPEREAETFWVAGHPFNRVDVEAAVFQRENMDYLTGEYEAFLYGDEDEGKVTMRVSLECEDPENCARETVRENFIGAFFKYKKELLEAYNDGLFEIIFNFTGPGELEFYRIKGRPKRIVDRR from the coding sequence ATGGGGAGATACTTCAATGAGGATATTGAGACAATGGAGAGGGAGGACCTTGACGCCCTTGTGGAGGAGAGGATAAGGTACACGGTTAAATATGCCTATGAGAACTCTCCATTCTACAGGAAATGGTTCGGTAGAAGGGGGATAAAACCTTCTGATATAAGAACCCATGATGACCTCCGTGAGCTCCCGATAATAACCGGCGAAACCATCAGGGAGAACCAGCCACCCGAGACCAGGGACTTTGAATTTAAATGCTTACCATGGGAGGATATATTCACTATCCATGAGACAAGCGGCACCAGCGGGAGGCCCAAGGCCTTCTTCCTGACATGGGATGACTGGAACAGGTATGCTGAGAAGTATGCAAGGTCATTCGTGTCACAGGGCTTCGGTGAGGGTGACAGGGTCGTTGTCTGCGCATCCTATGGCATGAATGTGGGTGCCAACACCATGACGCTGGCAGCCCATAAAATCGGGATGACAATAATACCCGAAGGCAAATGCACGTTCCCTGTGAGGATAATAGAGAGCTACAGGCCCACAGGGATAGTTGCAAGCATATTCAAACTTTTAAGGCTTGCAAGGAGGATGAAGGAACGGGGACTTGACCCGCAGGAGTCAAGCATAGAGAGGCTCGTTGTGGGTGGTGAGAGCTTTGCACCGGAGTCAAGATCATACACCGAGGAGGTATGGGGTGTTGAGGTCTACAATACCTATGGAAGCACCGAGGGCACCATGTGCGGGGAGTGCAGCTTCAGGGAGGGCCTCCATGTCCCTGAGGACCTGGTGCATCTGGATGTCTATGACCCCACAATGAGGGACTTTGTTGATGATGGTGAATGCGGAAGGATAGTACTCACAACGCTCCTCCCTGTCGGTGAAAAGACCGGCACACTGCTCCTGAATTATGATACAGAGGACACCACGGTTGTACTCTCAAGGGAGAAGTGCAGATGCGGCAGGACCCACATGAGGATAATGAACCCTGAAAGGGAGGCGGAGACCTTCTGGGTGGCCGGACACCCCTTTAACAGGGTTGATGTGGAGGCGGCTGTCTTCCAGAGGGAGAACATGGATTACCTTACAGGTGAATATGAGGCGTTCCTCTACGGTGATGAGGACGAAGGAAAGGTTACAATGAGGGTGTCGCTTGAATGCGAGGACCCTGAAAATTGTGCCCGTGAAACTGTAAGGGAGAACTTTATAGGAGCCTTCTTCAAATATAAGAAGGAACTATTGGAGGCCTACAATGATGGCCTCTTTGAGATAATATTCAACTTCACAGGTCCCGGTGAACTGGAATTCTACAGGATAAAGGGAAGACCGAAACGTATTGTTGATAGAAGATGA
- a CDS encoding class III signal peptide-containing protein: MMTILDDDCGQGSSEYILLFGAIIVVAILALVIYRSYFQKSSLNSAQDMEKVRSNTEDSGDSPSAPPVNNTTPPSLP; encoded by the coding sequence ATGATGACCATCCTTGATGATGATTGCGGGCAGGGCTCATCGGAGTACATACTGCTTTTCGGGGCGATAATAGTTGTTGCAATACTTGCCCTTGTGATTTACAGGTCCTATTTCCAGAAAAGCAGCCTTAATTCAGCACAGGACATGGAGAAGGTCCGTTCAAATACCGAAGACAGTGGTGATTCTCCTTCAGCTCCTCCTGTTAACAACACCACACCACCATCACTCCCATGA
- a CDS encoding metal-dependent hydrolase family protein — translation MEMIIRGEVLNLETGEHNRRSILVENNRIKAVKRHINGKNIIDASDKFILPGFVDLHVHLMEDGFRVESKLDDPLSLYFYRATLNMRSTIEAGVTTMRDAGLADRGVKMAAEAGIIPSPRIQISVTPLSITGGHFDFHTPSGLNLERTYPGLPSGICDGVSSARKKTREVLRDGAEVVKVMATGGVMSSTDSPSDTQFTVQELAAIVEEASFRNRRVMVHAHGLEGIKNSLKAGVHSVEHGTYIDKKTARHMAEMGTYLVPTFLVTRVNCRRAQRDELPEYSRRDAIEVARVHRENMETAHAEGVKMVMGTDSGVIGHGENLRELEYLVDIGMDPLEALRAGTIRAAECMGWDDRIGSIEAGKYADLVITDVNPLEEIGGLADRESILWVVKDGRVYRSQGDDDED, via the coding sequence ATGGAAATGATAATCAGGGGGGAAGTCCTGAATCTTGAAACAGGCGAACACAACAGGAGATCCATCCTAGTAGAGAATAACAGGATAAAGGCCGTGAAGAGACATATAAATGGGAAGAACATCATTGATGCTTCAGATAAATTCATCCTCCCGGGCTTTGTGGATCTGCACGTGCACCTGATGGAGGACGGCTTCAGGGTTGAAAGCAAACTTGATGACCCCCTATCCCTCTATTTCTACAGGGCAACCCTTAACATGAGGTCAACAATCGAGGCAGGGGTTACAACGATGAGGGACGCTGGACTGGCAGACAGGGGTGTTAAAATGGCAGCGGAAGCTGGTATAATCCCATCACCCCGTATCCAGATAAGCGTAACTCCCCTTTCAATTACAGGGGGACACTTTGACTTCCACACCCCCTCAGGACTCAACCTTGAAAGAACCTACCCTGGACTTCCATCAGGGATCTGTGACGGAGTATCCTCTGCCAGGAAGAAGACAAGGGAGGTCCTGAGGGATGGTGCGGAGGTGGTGAAGGTCATGGCAACAGGGGGCGTTATGAGCAGCACAGACAGCCCATCAGATACACAGTTCACGGTCCAGGAACTTGCAGCGATAGTTGAAGAGGCATCCTTCAGGAACAGGAGGGTCATGGTACACGCCCATGGCCTCGAGGGTATAAAAAACTCCCTCAAGGCAGGGGTCCACTCGGTGGAACATGGAACATACATTGATAAAAAAACAGCCCGCCACATGGCTGAAATGGGAACCTACCTTGTACCCACATTCCTTGTAACCAGGGTCAACTGCAGGAGGGCCCAAAGGGATGAGCTGCCAGAGTACAGCCGCAGGGACGCCATAGAGGTTGCCAGGGTCCACAGGGAAAACATGGAAACAGCCCACGCAGAGGGTGTTAAAATGGTTATGGGGACGGATTCAGGGGTAATTGGACATGGAGAAAACCTCAGGGAACTTGAATACCTTGTGGATATAGGGATGGACCCCCTTGAAGCCCTAAGGGCAGGTACAATCAGAGCAGCCGAGTGCATGGGATGGGATGACAGGATAGGGAGCATAGAAGCAGGAAAATATGCTGACCTTGTCATAACAGACGTCAACCCCCT
- the cfbD gene encoding Ni-sirohydrochlorin a,c-diamide reductive cyclase catalytic subunit, giving the protein MHPRPSPIAASLYTLRDLDADVIILHGPHGCCFRTGRLLETDGVRVLTTAMSEQDFIFGATDKLTETLKKAYEMFSPDLVGVVGTCASMIIGEDLREAVQRADIPSRVLTVESHGGFGEGDNTEGAIIVLEAAAEQGIISGEEAERQIRMLKLATEIEKTRGMAQGEYIRPSYGDDKDMVAAELIDALRDGKRVALVLNAKKETSYLFADLLRLPFRAVNPDNPPLIIANLDVKTGLPRIRRHAENILSEIEAAGNRVDHVTGGLDEYPVTGGRAAEILSEEAVEFAVVSGVPHALPVEELELTSVAVTDGPRLVEPLRRLGYTFVVAELDAHSRTLGQDSIVESDFGDALRRKMER; this is encoded by the coding sequence TTGCATCCAAGACCCAGTCCAATAGCAGCATCACTGTACACCCTCAGAGACCTTGATGCTGATGTCATAATCCTTCACGGCCCCCACGGTTGCTGTTTCAGGACAGGCCGACTCCTTGAAACCGATGGGGTCAGGGTACTAACAACCGCCATGTCTGAACAGGATTTCATCTTCGGAGCAACAGATAAACTAACAGAGACCCTTAAGAAGGCCTATGAGATGTTCTCACCGGACCTTGTTGGGGTGGTGGGTACCTGCGCAAGCATGATAATAGGGGAGGATCTCAGGGAGGCTGTCCAGAGGGCAGATATACCCTCAAGGGTCCTCACGGTTGAGTCCCATGGAGGATTTGGTGAAGGGGATAACACCGAGGGGGCCATAATAGTCCTTGAAGCCGCTGCAGAGCAGGGTATAATCTCAGGGGAGGAGGCTGAGAGGCAGATAAGAATGCTTAAACTCGCCACCGAGATTGAGAAGACAAGGGGGATGGCCCAGGGAGAATATATAAGGCCATCCTACGGTGATGATAAGGACATGGTGGCAGCTGAACTCATTGATGCCCTAAGGGATGGTAAGAGGGTTGCCCTTGTCCTCAATGCAAAGAAGGAGACATCCTATCTCTTTGCTGATTTACTGAGGCTGCCCTTTAGGGCAGTGAACCCGGATAATCCACCGCTTATAATCGCAAACCTTGACGTAAAGACGGGTCTTCCAAGGATACGCAGACACGCAGAGAACATCCTCTCAGAGATAGAGGCGGCCGGTAACAGGGTGGACCATGTAACAGGTGGTCTTGATGAGTATCCTGTAACCGGGGGGAGGGCTGCTGAAATCCTGAGTGAGGAGGCAGTAGAATTTGCGGTCGTATCTGGTGTTCCACACGCCCTCCCTGTTGAGGAACTTGAACTCACCTCTGTAGCGGTTACGGATGGACCCCGCCTGGTGGAGCCCCTCAGGAGGCTCGGCTACACCTTCGTGGTCGCTGAACTGGACGCCCACTCAAGGACCCTTGGACAGGACTCAATTGTTGAATCTGACTTTGGAGATGCACTTAGAAGAAAAATGGAAAGGTGA